In one Vulgatibacter incomptus genomic region, the following are encoded:
- the ileS gene encoding isoleucine--tRNA ligase: protein MADAPDYKQTVNLPVTDFPMKANLPVREPAILQRWTDEAIYERLIEENAAAGGEPFVFHDGPPYANNHIHQGHMLNKILKDMVVKFRSMEGRVVRFVPGWDCHGLPIELQVDKKLGAKKREMSRSQIRDACRAYAQEWIDVQREEFKRLGVFADWDHPYLSMSFDFEAATVRQLARFAERGSLYRGKKPVYWCINDRTALAEAEVEYAEHTSPSIYVAFDVVAGLDERFAAAAGRRGRVAIWTTTPWTLPANLAVAVHPDFTYVLYRLGDELVLVAKDLLVSFLAAVAPGELKDGELADPTRVVGSAEGKDLEGIRYRHPFLSRESPVILGEHVTLEQGTGLVHTAPGHGQEDYQVGLRYGLEVLNPVDDAGFLTDAAGAALAGQRIWDANPAIVQMLRDSGHLLAASSVQHSYPHCWRCMNPVVFRATDQWFISMETNQLRAKALAEVDRVRWIPKWGRERIHGMLENRPDWCVSRQRTWGTPIPVLYCESCDAALVEPAVMERAAAFIEEEGGNAWYERPASDFVAPGHTCGCGSTVFRKETDILDVWFDSGTSWAAVLEGREQLGVPADLYLEGSDQHRGWFHSSLLCSVGVRDEAPYKAVLTHGFLVDAQGRKISKKLGNYVDPAKLIARYGAELMRLWVASEDYRGDLHTSEALFQQLGDGYFRIRNTLRYCLGNIVDFDPAADAVALADLEGLDAWAMSRLSTFTEKARKAYDDYEFHLVCKAALDFCAELSSLYLDVRKDLLYCNGKGSPERRATQTLLHAVVRDLCRILAPVLSFTAEEAWGFLPGDRADSVFLAGLPEAKVARDPALDLRFERLLAIRSAASRQLELARRDKKIGKSLDARVVLGASGELLDFLRREKDELLAFLIVSQLEVIEGGEGAAAEEVPGLTVAVEPARGEKCVRCWTFSEDLGTDPRHPQLCPRCTAAVGG from the coding sequence ATGGCGGATGCCCCCGACTACAAGCAGACCGTCAATCTCCCCGTCACCGACTTCCCCATGAAGGCGAACCTGCCGGTTCGCGAGCCCGCGATCCTGCAGCGCTGGACGGACGAGGCGATCTACGAGCGGCTGATCGAGGAGAACGCCGCCGCGGGCGGCGAGCCCTTCGTCTTCCACGACGGGCCGCCGTACGCGAACAACCACATCCACCAGGGTCACATGCTGAACAAGATCCTGAAGGACATGGTGGTGAAGTTCCGCTCCATGGAGGGGCGGGTCGTCCGCTTCGTGCCGGGCTGGGATTGCCACGGCCTCCCCATCGAGCTCCAGGTCGACAAGAAGCTCGGCGCCAAGAAGCGGGAGATGTCCAGGAGCCAGATCCGGGACGCCTGCCGCGCCTACGCCCAGGAGTGGATCGACGTCCAGCGCGAGGAGTTCAAGCGCCTCGGCGTCTTCGCCGATTGGGATCATCCCTATCTCTCGATGAGCTTCGACTTCGAGGCAGCGACGGTGCGGCAGCTCGCGCGCTTCGCCGAGAGGGGGAGCCTCTACCGGGGAAAGAAGCCCGTCTACTGGTGCATCAACGACCGCACCGCGCTGGCGGAGGCCGAGGTCGAGTACGCCGAGCACACCTCGCCCTCGATCTACGTGGCCTTCGACGTGGTGGCGGGGCTGGACGAGCGCTTCGCCGCAGCCGCGGGACGTCGGGGCCGGGTGGCGATCTGGACCACGACGCCCTGGACGCTGCCGGCCAACCTCGCGGTGGCGGTGCACCCCGACTTCACCTACGTCCTCTACCGCCTCGGTGACGAGCTCGTTCTCGTGGCGAAGGATCTCCTGGTCTCCTTCCTCGCGGCGGTCGCGCCGGGCGAGCTGAAGGACGGCGAGCTGGCGGATCCGACGCGCGTGGTTGGGAGCGCCGAGGGCAAGGATCTCGAGGGGATCCGCTACCGGCATCCCTTCCTCTCCAGGGAGTCGCCCGTGATCCTGGGCGAGCACGTCACCCTCGAGCAGGGCACGGGCCTCGTCCACACCGCTCCCGGCCACGGCCAGGAGGACTACCAGGTCGGCCTCCGCTACGGCCTGGAGGTGCTGAACCCCGTCGACGACGCGGGCTTCCTCACCGATGCGGCCGGCGCGGCCCTCGCGGGCCAGCGGATCTGGGACGCGAACCCGGCGATCGTCCAGATGCTCCGGGATTCCGGACACCTCCTCGCCGCCTCGAGCGTGCAGCACTCCTACCCGCACTGCTGGCGCTGCATGAATCCGGTGGTCTTCCGCGCCACCGACCAGTGGTTCATCTCGATGGAGACCAACCAGCTCCGCGCGAAGGCCCTCGCGGAGGTCGATCGGGTGCGGTGGATCCCCAAGTGGGGCCGTGAGCGGATCCACGGGATGCTCGAGAACCGGCCGGATTGGTGCGTCTCCCGGCAGCGCACGTGGGGCACGCCGATCCCGGTGCTCTACTGCGAGTCCTGCGACGCCGCGCTGGTCGAGCCGGCGGTGATGGAGCGGGCGGCGGCCTTCATCGAGGAGGAGGGCGGAAACGCCTGGTACGAGAGGCCCGCGTCCGACTTCGTCGCGCCGGGCCACACCTGCGGCTGCGGCAGCACGGTCTTCCGCAAGGAGACCGACATCCTCGACGTGTGGTTCGACTCCGGCACGTCGTGGGCGGCGGTCCTCGAGGGCAGGGAGCAGCTCGGCGTGCCGGCGGACCTCTACCTCGAGGGCTCCGATCAGCACCGCGGCTGGTTCCACTCTTCGCTGCTCTGCTCCGTGGGCGTCCGCGACGAGGCGCCCTACAAGGCCGTGCTCACCCACGGCTTCCTGGTCGACGCCCAGGGCCGGAAGATCAGCAAGAAGCTCGGCAACTACGTGGATCCCGCCAAGCTCATCGCGCGCTACGGCGCCGAGCTGATGCGGCTGTGGGTCGCGTCCGAGGACTACCGCGGCGACCTCCACACCTCGGAGGCCCTCTTCCAGCAGCTCGGCGACGGCTACTTCCGGATCCGCAACACCCTGCGTTACTGCCTCGGAAACATCGTGGACTTCGATCCCGCTGCGGACGCCGTGGCGCTCGCCGACCTCGAAGGCCTCGACGCCTGGGCGATGTCGCGGCTGTCGACCTTCACGGAGAAGGCGCGCAAGGCCTACGACGACTACGAGTTCCACCTGGTCTGCAAGGCGGCCCTCGACTTCTGCGCCGAGCTCTCCTCCCTCTACCTCGACGTCCGCAAGGACCTCCTCTACTGCAACGGCAAGGGCTCCCCCGAGCGGCGGGCCACCCAGACCCTGCTCCACGCCGTTGTGCGCGATCTCTGCAGGATCCTCGCGCCGGTGCTCTCCTTCACCGCAGAAGAGGCATGGGGCTTCCTGCCCGGCGATCGGGCGGACTCGGTCTTCCTGGCCGGGCTCCCGGAGGCGAAGGTCGCGCGGGATCCCGCCCTGGACCTGCGCTTCGAGAGGCTCCTGGCGATCCGCTCCGCCGCCTCGCGGCAGCTCGAGCTCGCCAGGCGCGACAAGAAGATCGGCAAGAGCCTCGACGCCCGCGTGGTGCTCGGCGCCAGCGGTGAGCTCCTCGACTTCCTCCGCCGGGAGAAGGACGAGCTCCTGGCCTTCCTGATCGTCTCCCAGCTCGAGGTGATCGAAGGCGGGGAAGGCGCGGCCGCCGAGGAGGTCCCGGGCCTCACGGTGGCGGTGGAGCCGGCCCGCGGCGAGAAGTGTGTGCGCTGCTGGACCTTCAGCGAGGACCTCGGAACGGATCCGCGGCATCCGCAGCTCTGCCCGCGCTGCACTGCGGCGGTAGGCGGTTAG